In Serratia marcescens subsp. marcescens ATCC 13880, a single genomic region encodes these proteins:
- a CDS encoding Na+/H+ antiporter: METFFTILILLLTVSLSGVVTRILPFQIPLPLMQIIVGAVLAWPQFGLHIDFNPELFLMLFIPPLLFADGWKTPAQEFIHYGREILCLALVLVIITVVGVGYLIHFLLPSIPLAAAFALAAVLSPTDAVALSGIVGKGRMPKPVMRVIEGEALMNDASGLVSLNFSIAVALGAMAFTLESAFLTFLQVSIGGVLCGIIIVFLYNQMVKFIHKWMYNDSATQIIFSLLLPFSCYLIAERIGVSGILAAVSAGMMIGQSKVNRSMPLVRLRTNNIWEMLEFVFNGMVFILLGLQLPGILNFTVAQTGIDHSISLETLLAYVVIIYFSLIAVRLIWLWLMKVGSATLMRKDPLLFSKFSTRDLFVAAFAGVRGAVTLAGVLSIPLFLLDGSPFPGRYQLVFIASGVILLSIVVGIVTLPFLLRGNLPPEEDQEEAFSVSEALASAATKAVNETKEKLLVAPPDDATPELIEETTRRMLDVLQRKILTKEDVKNIVALKRLEKQLYLASLHAEREELYRLRRMKKISHEKQRKLLHRIDITEVLIAEDSV; this comes from the coding sequence ATGGAAACATTCTTCACCATATTGATCTTATTGCTCACCGTCTCGTTGTCCGGCGTCGTGACGCGCATCTTGCCCTTCCAGATCCCGCTTCCGCTGATGCAAATCATCGTTGGCGCCGTGTTGGCCTGGCCGCAGTTTGGATTGCATATCGACTTCAATCCCGAGCTTTTCTTGATGCTGTTTATTCCCCCGCTGCTGTTCGCCGACGGTTGGAAAACGCCGGCGCAAGAGTTCATCCATTACGGCAGAGAAATCCTTTGTCTGGCCCTGGTGCTGGTGATCATCACGGTCGTCGGGGTGGGTTATCTGATTCACTTCCTGCTCCCGTCAATCCCCCTCGCCGCCGCATTTGCCCTGGCCGCCGTTCTGTCGCCAACGGACGCCGTGGCGCTGTCCGGCATCGTCGGTAAAGGACGCATGCCCAAACCCGTGATGAGAGTGATCGAAGGGGAGGCGTTGATGAACGACGCCTCCGGTTTGGTTTCCCTCAACTTCTCTATCGCTGTCGCGCTCGGCGCGATGGCGTTTACCCTGGAGAGCGCCTTTCTGACCTTTCTGCAGGTATCGATTGGTGGGGTGCTGTGCGGAATCATTATTGTTTTTCTCTATAATCAAATGGTTAAGTTCATCCATAAATGGATGTATAACGATTCCGCCACTCAGATTATTTTCTCGCTGTTACTGCCCTTTTCCTGCTATCTGATTGCGGAAAGAATCGGCGTATCCGGCATCCTGGCCGCCGTCAGCGCCGGCATGATGATTGGCCAATCCAAAGTGAATCGCAGCATGCCGCTGGTGCGTTTACGCACCAATAATATTTGGGAAATGCTCGAGTTCGTGTTTAACGGCATGGTGTTTATTCTGCTTGGGCTGCAGCTGCCGGGCATCTTGAACTTCACCGTGGCGCAAACCGGTATCGATCATTCCATCAGCCTGGAGACGCTGCTGGCTTACGTGGTGATCATCTATTTTAGTTTGATCGCCGTGCGTTTGATTTGGCTGTGGCTGATGAAGGTCGGCAGCGCGACCCTGATGCGCAAAGATCCGCTGTTATTTTCGAAATTCAGCACGCGCGATCTGTTCGTCGCCGCCTTTGCCGGGGTGCGAGGGGCGGTGACCCTGGCGGGCGTGCTGTCAATTCCGCTGTTTTTATTGGATGGCTCGCCATTCCCGGGGCGGTATCAACTGGTGTTTATCGCCTCGGGGGTCATCCTGCTGTCGATCGTCGTCGGCATCGTCACGCTGCCCTTCCTGTTGCGCGGCAATCTGCCGCCGGAAGAAGATCAGGAAGAGGCTTTCTCCGTTTCAGAAGCCTTGGCGAGCGCGGCGACCAAGGCCGTCAACGAAACCAAGGAAAAGCTGCTCGTCGCCCCGCCGGACGACGCCACGCCGGAGCTGATTGAAGAAACGACGCGGCGGATGCTGGACGTGCTGCAACGTAAAATTCTGACCAAAGAAGACGTTAAGAATATCGTGGCGCTGAAGCGGCTGGAAAAGCAGCTGTACTTAGCCTCGTTGCACGCGGAAAGAGAAGAGCTGTACCGGCTGCGCCGCATGAAGAAAATCAGCCATGAGAAACAGAGAAAGCTGCTGCATCGCATTGATATCACTGAGGTGCTGATCGCTGAAGACAGCGTTTAA
- a CDS encoding glycosyltransferase family 2 protein: MDFCNRISVCLLTFNSSRLLRDVLQPVAAFADEIIVVDSGSTDGTLAICDDFNIKPLYHPFETHGRQMNYAISRARHDWVLCLDSDEIMDDEAVDAMRLFKRTPGPDKNNAYRIRRDWFVLGQAVRTLYPVSSPDYPIRFFHRQVVKFNDAPVDDAAEGGASTLILAGHVKHDTFFSIEEVFAKLNSYTARVVKYKAIRPSILRGVISAIGAFFKWYIFSGAWKAGRVGAVTGVYAVFYSFLKYFKAWYHR, translated from the coding sequence ATGGATTTTTGTAACCGGATTTCCGTGTGTTTATTGACGTTTAATTCATCGCGCCTGCTGCGTGACGTGTTGCAACCTGTGGCGGCGTTCGCCGATGAAATCATCGTGGTGGATTCGGGCAGTACTGACGGCACGTTGGCCATTTGCGACGACTTCAATATCAAGCCTCTTTATCACCCGTTTGAAACCCATGGCCGGCAAATGAATTACGCCATATCCCGCGCGCGGCATGACTGGGTTTTGTGCCTGGACAGCGATGAGATCATGGATGATGAAGCGGTCGACGCGATGCGGCTTTTCAAGCGCACCCCAGGCCCTGACAAAAACAACGCCTATCGCATTCGTCGCGATTGGTTTGTGTTGGGACAGGCGGTCAGAACGCTTTATCCCGTCTCGTCACCGGATTACCCCATTCGCTTTTTTCATCGCCAGGTGGTGAAGTTCAATGATGCGCCGGTAGATGATGCGGCGGAAGGGGGCGCATCCACCTTGATACTGGCCGGGCACGTTAAACACGACACTTTTTTCTCAATCGAGGAAGTGTTTGCCAAGCTGAACAGCTATACGGCGCGCGTGGTGAAATACAAGGCGATAAGGCCATCGATTCTCCGGGGGGTGATTAGCGCCATCGGCGCATTTTTCAAGTGGTACATTTTCAGCGGCGCCTGGAAAGCGGGCCGGGTCGGGGCCGTGACCGGCGTTTATGCGGTGTTCTACAGCTTTTTGAAGTATTTCAAGGCGTGGTACCACAGATAG
- a CDS encoding serine-tRNA(Ala) deacylase AlaX, protein MTERRYYYSDDLQGQAQVLSCAPAEAVAYAVELDATLFHPQGGGQPSDVGSLGGVTVLRVQQQGDTVVHFTAAPLPNGPVTMQIDEAQRWLHARWHSAGHLIGWLGETRGWRPVKAHHWPGEGRITFAPGPDAQTIEADFLQAELARLIAADLPRRQQAVDGLRQVGFGELPAYGCGGTHVATLGEVGAIAITGLKMKKGQLNVQYELG, encoded by the coding sequence ATGACCGAACGACGTTATTACTACAGCGACGATTTACAGGGCCAGGCGCAGGTGTTGAGCTGTGCGCCGGCCGAGGCGGTCGCTTACGCCGTGGAGCTGGACGCCACGCTGTTCCACCCGCAGGGCGGCGGCCAGCCGTCCGATGTGGGGTCGTTAGGCGGCGTCACCGTGCTGCGGGTGCAGCAGCAGGGGGATACCGTGGTGCACTTTACCGCCGCGCCGCTGCCGAACGGGCCGGTTACGATGCAAATCGATGAAGCGCAGCGCTGGCTGCACGCCCGCTGGCACTCCGCTGGGCATCTGATCGGCTGGTTGGGCGAAACCCGGGGCTGGCGGCCGGTCAAGGCTCATCATTGGCCGGGTGAAGGGCGCATCACTTTCGCGCCGGGGCCGGATGCGCAGACGATAGAAGCGGATTTTTTGCAGGCGGAGCTGGCGCGCTTGATCGCCGCCGATCTGCCGCGCCGCCAGCAGGCGGTGGACGGTTTGCGCCAGGTCGGTTTCGGCGAGCTGCCCGCCTACGGCTGTGGCGGCACCCATGTCGCCACGCTGGGCGAGGTGGGCGCGATCGCGATTACCGGCCTAAAGATGAAGAAAGGGCAGTTGAACGTGCAATATGAGCTGGGTTGA
- a CDS encoding LysR family transcriptional regulator — MSTNLSYALLAEMAVFVQVVESGSFSAAARKLGASPSAVSRSVAKLEQALALQLLHRTTRKLRLSESGEEAFAHCRTLLAAADAVMAIGGRGAAEPEGLVSVSVPKAVGRFVLHPHMPEFLRRYPKVDVRLRLEDRYMDLIDDRVDLALRITDRPSPGLVGRQLMRIDHLLCATPHYLAQHGTPLHPHDLAAHSCIYLGETPSDAQWKFRRSGKTVTVSVRGRYAANHTGVRLDAVKRHIGIGSLPYFTARQALDDGEIVQVLPEWDFLSSYHGGLWLLYAPNQYLPPKLRVFIDYLVACLAQEPQLKRLA; from the coding sequence ATGAGCACAAATCTTTCTTACGCGCTGTTGGCCGAAATGGCCGTTTTCGTTCAGGTGGTAGAGAGCGGCAGTTTTTCCGCCGCCGCCCGCAAGCTGGGCGCTTCGCCTTCCGCCGTCAGCCGCAGCGTGGCGAAGCTCGAGCAGGCGCTGGCGCTGCAGCTGCTGCACCGCACCACCCGCAAACTGCGGCTGAGCGAAAGCGGCGAAGAGGCGTTTGCGCACTGCCGCACCCTGCTGGCGGCGGCCGACGCGGTCATGGCGATCGGCGGGCGCGGCGCCGCGGAGCCCGAAGGGCTGGTCAGCGTCAGCGTACCCAAAGCGGTGGGCCGCTTCGTGCTGCATCCGCACATGCCGGAGTTCCTGCGCCGCTACCCGAAGGTGGACGTGAGGCTGCGGCTGGAAGATCGTTACATGGATTTGATCGACGATCGGGTCGATCTGGCGCTGCGCATTACCGATCGCCCGTCGCCCGGATTGGTCGGCCGCCAGTTGATGAGAATAGACCATCTGCTGTGCGCCACGCCGCACTACCTGGCGCAACACGGCACGCCGCTGCACCCGCACGATCTGGCGGCGCACAGCTGCATCTATCTGGGAGAAACGCCGAGCGACGCGCAATGGAAATTCCGCCGCAGCGGCAAAACGGTGACGGTCAGCGTGCGCGGCCGCTACGCCGCCAACCACACCGGCGTGCGGCTGGACGCGGTGAAACGGCATATCGGCATCGGCAGCCTGCCGTACTTTACCGCCCGCCAGGCGCTCGACGACGGCGAGATCGTGCAGGTGTTGCCGGAATGGGATTTCCTCAGCAGCTATCACGGCGGCCTGTGGTTGCTCTATGCGCCCAACCAGTATCTGCCGCCCAAACTGCGGGTGTTTATCGACTATCTCGTCGCCTGCCTGGCGCAGGAGCCGCAGTTAAAGCGCCTTGCGTAG
- the alkB gene encoding DNA oxidative demethylase AlkB encodes MTIDLFEDALPPPWREEIAPGAVVMHGFVRDHGPELLAAVQGVVAQVPWRHLTTPGGHVMSVAMSWCGNGWTSDSRGYRYSERDARSGKRWPAIPPILMALADEAAQQAGFGPFVPDSCLMNRYDPGSKLSLHQDKDEHDFGAPIVSVSLGLPAVFQFGGLQRSDRARRIPLAHGDVVVWGGPSRLCFHGILPVKEGYHSLVGPHRINITLRKAL; translated from the coding sequence ATGACAATCGATCTTTTTGAAGACGCGCTGCCGCCGCCGTGGCGCGAAGAGATCGCCCCCGGCGCGGTGGTGATGCACGGCTTTGTGCGCGATCACGGGCCGGAACTGCTGGCGGCGGTGCAGGGCGTGGTGGCCCAGGTGCCGTGGCGGCATTTGACCACCCCCGGCGGGCACGTGATGTCGGTGGCGATGAGCTGGTGCGGCAACGGCTGGACCAGCGACAGCCGGGGCTACCGCTATTCGGAACGCGACGCGCGCAGTGGCAAACGCTGGCCGGCCATTCCGCCGATCCTGATGGCGCTGGCGGACGAAGCTGCGCAGCAGGCGGGCTTCGGCCCCTTCGTGCCGGATTCCTGCCTGATGAACCGTTACGATCCGGGCAGCAAGCTGTCGCTGCATCAGGATAAAGACGAACACGACTTCGGCGCGCCGATCGTCTCGGTGTCGCTCGGGCTGCCGGCGGTGTTTCAGTTCGGCGGCCTGCAACGCAGCGACCGGGCGCGGCGCATTCCGCTGGCGCACGGCGATGTGGTGGTGTGGGGCGGCCCATCGCGGCTCTGTTTTCACGGCATCCTGCCGGTCAAGGAAGGCTACCACTCGCTGGTGGGGCCGCACCGCATCAACATCACGCTACGCAAGGCGCTTTAA
- the rarD gene encoding EamA family transporter RarD: protein MIKGITLSVVASILFGAMYYFTSTLTPLNGEQVYGWRTLLTLPFLTLFMALSGDWRKVGDTLAWIGQRPRRLLGLLLTSALLGVQLWLFLWAPLHGKALDVSLGYFLLPLTMVLAGRLIYRDRLSLLQKLAVACAMVGVGNELYQAGGVSWPTLVVALGYPLYFILRRRFGTDNLGGLWCELALMLPAAAWFAFGDGGAAALPINAELYWRIPLLGVISAVALVCYILASRLLPFSLFGLLSYVEPVLLVIVALLLGESIGQSEWPTYLAIWLAVLLLAAEGARHLLRRQRV from the coding sequence GTGATTAAGGGCATCACTCTTTCAGTCGTCGCCTCCATCTTGTTCGGCGCGATGTATTACTTCACCTCTACCCTCACCCCGCTGAACGGCGAGCAGGTCTACGGCTGGCGCACGCTGCTGACGCTGCCGTTCCTGACGCTGTTCATGGCGCTGTCCGGCGATTGGCGCAAGGTGGGCGACACGCTGGCCTGGATCGGCCAACGGCCGCGGCGCCTGCTGGGCCTGCTGCTCACCTCGGCGCTGCTGGGGGTGCAGCTATGGCTGTTCCTGTGGGCGCCGCTGCACGGCAAGGCGCTCGACGTATCGCTCGGTTATTTTCTGCTGCCGCTGACCATGGTGCTGGCGGGCCGTTTGATCTACCGCGACCGGCTGTCGCTGCTGCAAAAGCTGGCGGTGGCATGCGCCATGGTGGGGGTAGGCAATGAGCTGTATCAGGCGGGCGGCGTGTCGTGGCCGACGCTGGTGGTGGCGCTGGGTTATCCGCTCTACTTTATTTTGCGGCGGCGTTTCGGCACCGACAATCTCGGCGGGCTGTGGTGCGAGCTGGCGCTGATGCTGCCGGCGGCGGCCTGGTTCGCCTTCGGCGACGGCGGCGCAGCGGCGTTGCCGATCAATGCCGAGCTGTATTGGCGCATTCCGCTGCTCGGCGTCATCAGCGCCGTGGCATTGGTGTGTTACATCCTCGCCAGCCGCCTGCTGCCGTTCAGCCTGTTCGGCCTGCTGAGCTATGTGGAACCGGTGCTGCTGGTGATCGTCGCGCTGCTGCTCGGCGAAAGCATCGGCCAAAGCGAATGGCCGACCTATCTGGCGATCTGGCTGGCGGTGCTGCTGCTGGCGGCGGAAGGCGCGCGGCACCTGCTGCGCCGCCAGCGGGTCTGA
- the dhbA gene encoding 2,3-dihydro-2,3-dihydroxybenzoate dehydrogenase produces the protein MSIQMDFTGKRVWVTGAARGIGEQIARHFLTQGAEVVGFDREFANPDLPYPCVTLDISRPEQVEAVCRQQLAENPQLDVLVNAAGILRMGNTEDLSVDDWHQCINVNASGAFYLFRAVLPHFKAQRSGAIVSIGSNAAHVPRAQMAAYCASKAALTSLNHCVGLEMAPFGVRCNLVSPGSTDTPMQRGMWQTDDAQQRTIAGFPEMFKLGIPLGKIARPDEIANAVLFLASDLASHITMQDIVIDGGATLAA, from the coding sequence ATGAGCATTCAGATGGATTTCACCGGCAAACGCGTGTGGGTGACCGGCGCGGCGCGCGGCATCGGCGAGCAGATCGCCCGGCATTTTTTGACGCAGGGCGCCGAGGTGGTGGGGTTTGACCGCGAGTTCGCCAACCCGGATTTGCCTTACCCTTGCGTGACGCTGGACATCAGCCGGCCGGAGCAGGTGGAGGCGGTGTGCCGCCAACAGCTGGCGGAAAACCCGCAACTGGACGTGTTGGTCAACGCCGCCGGCATTCTGCGCATGGGCAATACCGAAGATCTGAGCGTGGATGACTGGCACCAGTGCATCAACGTCAACGCCTCGGGGGCGTTTTACCTGTTCCGCGCCGTGCTGCCGCACTTCAAGGCGCAGCGCAGCGGGGCGATCGTCAGCATCGGCTCCAACGCCGCGCACGTGCCGCGCGCGCAGATGGCGGCCTACTGCGCCTCCAAGGCGGCGTTGACCAGCCTGAACCACTGCGTGGGGCTGGAGATGGCGCCGTTCGGCGTGCGGTGCAATCTGGTGTCGCCGGGCTCGACCGACACCCCGATGCAGCGCGGCATGTGGCAGACCGATGATGCGCAGCAACGCACCATCGCCGGCTTCCCCGAGATGTTCAAGCTGGGGATCCCGCTGGGCAAAATCGCGCGTCCGGACGAGATCGCCAACGCGGTGTTGTTCCTGGCCTCCGACTTGGCCAGCCACATCACCATGCAGGACATTGTGATCGACGGCGGCGCGACGCTGGCCGCCTGA